One segment of Grus americana isolate bGruAme1 chromosome 23, bGruAme1.mat, whole genome shotgun sequence DNA contains the following:
- the EYA3 gene encoding eyes absent homolog 3 isoform X4, producing the protein MEEPQDLPEQPVKKAKMQESREQSLSHVSNAEVSDQKPESSSLGSNLPMSSEIMTCTDYIPRSSNDYTSQMYSAKPYAHILSVPVSETMSPYPGQTQYQALQQSQPYTIYPQTTQTYGLPPFGALWPGMKSESGLIQTPSTSQHSVLTCTTGLTTSQPSPAHYSYSIEVILNFTASTTNASPVSTSSTVVNISTSAVASISQEYPTYTILGQSQYQTCYPSFGVVTPADSNTESTALATTTYPAEKPNTLVPTRTVQRHSSGDASTSPSLSKATASKELDEQARKNIPGKNRGKRKADTSSSQDSELERVFLWDLDETIIIFHSLLTGSYAQKYGKDPTLVIGSGLSMEEMIFEVADTHLFFNDLEECDQVHIEDVASDDNGQDLSNYNFSADGFSGSGSNANHSSSVGVQGGVDWMRKLAFRYRRVREIYDKYKTNVGGLLSPQKREALQRLRTDIEVLTDSWLETALKSLLLIQSRKNCVNILITTTQLVPALAKVLLYGLGEVFPIENIYSATKIGKESCFERIVSRFGKKVTYVVIGDGRDEEVAAKQHNMPFWRITNHADLVSLHQALELDFL; encoded by the exons ttatgaCATGCACTGATTATATCCCAAGGTCATCAAATGATTATACCTCACAAATGTATTCTGCAAA gcCGTATGCACATATCCTTTCTGTACCTGTATCGGAAACAATGAGCCCTTACCCTGGTCAGACTCAGTACCAAGCACTACAGCAGTCTCAGCCCTACACCATCTACCCCCAGACCACCCAAACCTACGGACTACCTCCTTTCG GTGCACTGTGGCCAGGTATGAAATCTGAAAGTGGTTTAATTCAGACTCCATCTACAAGTCAGCACAGTGTTCTTACCTGCACTACAGGGTTAACCACaagccagcccagcccagcacatTATTCTTATTCCATTGAAG TAATTCTTAATTTTACAGCATCAACTACCAATGCCAGTCCAGTCTCTACATCTTCAACTGTAGTCAATATTTCCACATCAGCAGTAGCCAGCATCTCACAG GAATATCCTACGTACACGATCCTTGGCCAAAGTCAGTACCAGACATGTTACCCAAGCTTTGGAGTCGTAACACCAGCAGACAGCAACACGGAGAGTACTGCATTAGCAACAACTACGTATCCAGCCGAAAAACCAAACACCTTGGTGCCTACGCGGACAGTGCAGAGACATTCCTCCG GAGATGCATCCACAAGTCCTTCATTATCAAAAGCAACAGCAAGTAAAGAGTTAGATGAGCAGgcaagaaaaaacatccctgggAAGAacagggggaagaggaaagcagataCCTCCTCCTCACAGGACAGTGAACTGGAG CGAGTGTTTCTCTGGGACCTGGATGAGACCATTATAATCTTCCATTCACTTCTCACAGGGTCTTATGCTCAAAAATATGGCAAG GATCCAACTCTTGTGATTGGCTCAGGTCTGTCAATGGAGGAGATGATTTTTGAAGTAGCTGATACTCACTTGTTTTTCAATGACTTGGAG gaGTGTGACCAGGTTCACATAGAAGATGTGGCATCTGATGACAATGGCCAAGATTTAAG CAACTACAATTTCTCCGCGGATGGCTTCAGTGGCTCAGGAAGTAATGCAAATCACAGCTCATCAGTTGGTGTCCAGGGTGGAGTGGACTGGATGAGAAAACTGGCCTTCCGCTACCGCAGGGTACGAGAGATCTACGACAAATACAAAACTAACGTTGGAG GCCTTCTTAGCCCACAGAAAAGGGAAGCTCTGCAGCGACTAAGGACCGATATAGAAGTGCTAACGGATTCCTGGCTGGAAACTGCATTAAAGTCCCTGCTACTCATACAGTCCAG aaaaaactGTGTGAACATCCTGATCACAACCACCCAACTGGTGCCAGCTCTTGCCAAAGTTCTCCTGTATGGATTGGGCGAGGTGTTTCCCATCGAAAATATTTATAGTGCTACAAAAATAG GTAAAGAGAGCTGTTTTGAGAGGATTGTGTCACGATTTGGAAAGAAAGTCACCTATGTGGTAATTGGAGATGGGCGTGATGAAGAGGTTGCAGCTAAGCAG CACAACATGCCTTTCTGGAGGATAACAAATCATGCAGACCTCGTGTCCCTTCACCAAGCCCTCGAGTTAGACTTCCTGTAA
- the EYA3 gene encoding eyes absent homolog 3 isoform X8, with amino-acid sequence MEEPQDLPEQPVKKAKMQESREQSLSHVSNAEVSDQKPESSSLGSNLPMSSEIMTCTDYIPRSSNDYTSQMYSAKPYAHILSVPVSETMSPYPGQTQYQALQQSQPYTIYPQTTQTYGLPPFASTTNASPVSTSSTVVNISTSAVASISQEYPTYTILGQSQYQTCYPSFGVVTPADSNTESTALATTTYPAEKPNTLVPTRTVQRHSSGDASTSPSLSKATASKELDEQARKNIPGKNRGKRKADTSSSQDSELERVFLWDLDETIIIFHSLLTGSYAQKYGKDPTLVIGSGLSMEEMIFEVADTHLFFNDLEECDQVHIEDVASDDNGQDLSNYNFSADGFSGSGSNANHSSSVGVQGGVDWMRKLAFRYRRVREIYDKYKTNVGGLLSPQKREALQRLRTDIEVLTDSWLETALKSLLLIQSRKNCVNILITTTQLVPALAKVLLYGLGEVFPIENIYSATKIGKESCFERIVSRFGKKVTYVVIGDGRDEEVAAKQHNMPFWRITNHADLVSLHQALELDFL; translated from the exons ttatgaCATGCACTGATTATATCCCAAGGTCATCAAATGATTATACCTCACAAATGTATTCTGCAAA gcCGTATGCACATATCCTTTCTGTACCTGTATCGGAAACAATGAGCCCTTACCCTGGTCAGACTCAGTACCAAGCACTACAGCAGTCTCAGCCCTACACCATCTACCCCCAGACCACCCAAACCTACGGACTACCTCCTTTCG CATCAACTACCAATGCCAGTCCAGTCTCTACATCTTCAACTGTAGTCAATATTTCCACATCAGCAGTAGCCAGCATCTCACAG GAATATCCTACGTACACGATCCTTGGCCAAAGTCAGTACCAGACATGTTACCCAAGCTTTGGAGTCGTAACACCAGCAGACAGCAACACGGAGAGTACTGCATTAGCAACAACTACGTATCCAGCCGAAAAACCAAACACCTTGGTGCCTACGCGGACAGTGCAGAGACATTCCTCCG GAGATGCATCCACAAGTCCTTCATTATCAAAAGCAACAGCAAGTAAAGAGTTAGATGAGCAGgcaagaaaaaacatccctgggAAGAacagggggaagaggaaagcagataCCTCCTCCTCACAGGACAGTGAACTGGAG CGAGTGTTTCTCTGGGACCTGGATGAGACCATTATAATCTTCCATTCACTTCTCACAGGGTCTTATGCTCAAAAATATGGCAAG GATCCAACTCTTGTGATTGGCTCAGGTCTGTCAATGGAGGAGATGATTTTTGAAGTAGCTGATACTCACTTGTTTTTCAATGACTTGGAG gaGTGTGACCAGGTTCACATAGAAGATGTGGCATCTGATGACAATGGCCAAGATTTAAG CAACTACAATTTCTCCGCGGATGGCTTCAGTGGCTCAGGAAGTAATGCAAATCACAGCTCATCAGTTGGTGTCCAGGGTGGAGTGGACTGGATGAGAAAACTGGCCTTCCGCTACCGCAGGGTACGAGAGATCTACGACAAATACAAAACTAACGTTGGAG GCCTTCTTAGCCCACAGAAAAGGGAAGCTCTGCAGCGACTAAGGACCGATATAGAAGTGCTAACGGATTCCTGGCTGGAAACTGCATTAAAGTCCCTGCTACTCATACAGTCCAG aaaaaactGTGTGAACATCCTGATCACAACCACCCAACTGGTGCCAGCTCTTGCCAAAGTTCTCCTGTATGGATTGGGCGAGGTGTTTCCCATCGAAAATATTTATAGTGCTACAAAAATAG GTAAAGAGAGCTGTTTTGAGAGGATTGTGTCACGATTTGGAAAGAAAGTCACCTATGTGGTAATTGGAGATGGGCGTGATGAAGAGGTTGCAGCTAAGCAG CACAACATGCCTTTCTGGAGGATAACAAATCATGCAGACCTCGTGTCCCTTCACCAAGCCCTCGAGTTAGACTTCCTGTAA
- the EYA3 gene encoding eyes absent homolog 3 isoform X7: MSSEIMTCTDYIPRSSNDYTSQMYSAKPYAHILSVPVSETMSPYPGQTQYQALQQSQPYTIYPQTTQTYGLPPFGALWPGMKSESGLIQTPSTSQHSVLTCTTGLTTSQPSPAHYSYSIEVILNFTASTTNASPVSTSSTVVNISTSAVASISQEYPTYTILGQSQYQTCYPSFGVVTPADSNTESTALATTTYPAEKPNTLVPTRTVQRHSSGDASTSPSLSKATASKELDEQARKNIPGKNRGKRKADTSSSQDSELERVFLWDLDETIIIFHSLLTGSYAQKYGKDPTLVIGSGLSMEEMIFEVADTHLFFNDLEECDQVHIEDVASDDNGQDLSNYNFSADGFSGSGSNANHSSSVGVQGGVDWMRKLAFRYRRVREIYDKYKTNVGGLLSPQKREALQRLRTDIEVLTDSWLETALKSLLLIQSRKNCVNILITTTQLVPALAKVLLYGLGEVFPIENIYSATKIGKESCFERIVSRFGKKVTYVVIGDGRDEEVAAKQHNMPFWRITNHADLVSLHQALELDFL, encoded by the exons ttatgaCATGCACTGATTATATCCCAAGGTCATCAAATGATTATACCTCACAAATGTATTCTGCAAA gcCGTATGCACATATCCTTTCTGTACCTGTATCGGAAACAATGAGCCCTTACCCTGGTCAGACTCAGTACCAAGCACTACAGCAGTCTCAGCCCTACACCATCTACCCCCAGACCACCCAAACCTACGGACTACCTCCTTTCG GTGCACTGTGGCCAGGTATGAAATCTGAAAGTGGTTTAATTCAGACTCCATCTACAAGTCAGCACAGTGTTCTTACCTGCACTACAGGGTTAACCACaagccagcccagcccagcacatTATTCTTATTCCATTGAAG TAATTCTTAATTTTACAGCATCAACTACCAATGCCAGTCCAGTCTCTACATCTTCAACTGTAGTCAATATTTCCACATCAGCAGTAGCCAGCATCTCACAG GAATATCCTACGTACACGATCCTTGGCCAAAGTCAGTACCAGACATGTTACCCAAGCTTTGGAGTCGTAACACCAGCAGACAGCAACACGGAGAGTACTGCATTAGCAACAACTACGTATCCAGCCGAAAAACCAAACACCTTGGTGCCTACGCGGACAGTGCAGAGACATTCCTCCG GAGATGCATCCACAAGTCCTTCATTATCAAAAGCAACAGCAAGTAAAGAGTTAGATGAGCAGgcaagaaaaaacatccctgggAAGAacagggggaagaggaaagcagataCCTCCTCCTCACAGGACAGTGAACTGGAG CGAGTGTTTCTCTGGGACCTGGATGAGACCATTATAATCTTCCATTCACTTCTCACAGGGTCTTATGCTCAAAAATATGGCAAG GATCCAACTCTTGTGATTGGCTCAGGTCTGTCAATGGAGGAGATGATTTTTGAAGTAGCTGATACTCACTTGTTTTTCAATGACTTGGAG gaGTGTGACCAGGTTCACATAGAAGATGTGGCATCTGATGACAATGGCCAAGATTTAAG CAACTACAATTTCTCCGCGGATGGCTTCAGTGGCTCAGGAAGTAATGCAAATCACAGCTCATCAGTTGGTGTCCAGGGTGGAGTGGACTGGATGAGAAAACTGGCCTTCCGCTACCGCAGGGTACGAGAGATCTACGACAAATACAAAACTAACGTTGGAG GCCTTCTTAGCCCACAGAAAAGGGAAGCTCTGCAGCGACTAAGGACCGATATAGAAGTGCTAACGGATTCCTGGCTGGAAACTGCATTAAAGTCCCTGCTACTCATACAGTCCAG aaaaaactGTGTGAACATCCTGATCACAACCACCCAACTGGTGCCAGCTCTTGCCAAAGTTCTCCTGTATGGATTGGGCGAGGTGTTTCCCATCGAAAATATTTATAGTGCTACAAAAATAG GTAAAGAGAGCTGTTTTGAGAGGATTGTGTCACGATTTGGAAAGAAAGTCACCTATGTGGTAATTGGAGATGGGCGTGATGAAGAGGTTGCAGCTAAGCAG CACAACATGCCTTTCTGGAGGATAACAAATCATGCAGACCTCGTGTCCCTTCACCAAGCCCTCGAGTTAGACTTCCTGTAA